The DNA segment GTGTTAATCGGATCTGATACATTAAATAGGCCCTTTGTCCAGTATGAAATTTGTCAAAGCTTGCAACGCAACAATGGAATAATAGGTGTGCATATTCACAACATCCGGGATATGCTAACATCAAGAACTTGCACTAAAGGCGTCACTCATACAATTATTGGACGATATTCTGATGGGCACCCTGCATATTTTGATGAAGTCTGCGATGGAATTTATGACTATACTATGCAAAACGGGTATAATAATTTAGGCATATGGATTGAAATGGCCGCCCTAAAGCATGGAAGATAGATATTTGGAGGGAGTAGACTCCGTGGACGCTAAAATACAACATCTTCAGATGATACAAGGCATAATAAGTAGAATGGCTGGCAACTCCTTTTTGTTAAAGGGGTGGGCTGTGACTCTTATTGCAGGAATTTTTGCTTTATCAAGTAATGATACAGATCAACGGTATTTTTTGGTCGCTTACATCCCTATACTAATCTTTTGGGGGCTTGACTCATATTATCTGTGTCAAGAGCGGCGATACAGGAAATTATATGACCTTGTTCGTTCTAAAGACAATGAACACATTGATTTTTCAATGAATATTTCCGCAGATGATACTGTAGACGAAAAAACAACTTATCGAAATTGTATATTATCTGTTACTGAATTGTGGTTCTATTTTCCTTTGGCTTTACTGTCGGCCATTATTATAATTGTCACGCACCTTTAATATTTCAGAAATAAAGCGCGGTGAAAGTCATTAGATATTTTCACCGCGCCTTTTTATAACACTATCAATTGCGCCAGCTTTTTCAACAGATCGGAGAGCGGCCCCCACAGTTCGGCATAGTCTTTTTGCAGGGCCTTGATCTCTTCCGGGTACACGCCGTAGGTGTTGGCGTGGATGGCCACCTGGTTCAGATTGTTGGCGCACCGCCGCTGGAGGGACACCAGCTCCCGGACGGGGGCGAGGTCTACATGGAGCACATAGCCATTCAAGGCCATCTTGCGGACATAGGCGCTCATGTTGCGGATGCCCGCCTCGTCCATGCGCTCCCGGATAGCCGCCAGTTCATCGGGGCGCACCCACACACAGATGGGCACATCCCGGACGCGCTTCCTGCTCACCGCTCCTCCCGTTCCCGGCTCCGACAGGCGCGGGGCGGCTCCTTTACCTTGTCCAGCGGCTTTTCCTCCTCCGGGGGCTGGGGAGCGCCGAACACGCCGCACAGCCGCCGCACCTCCAGATCGGCAAGCTCACGCTCGCGCTGTTTTTCCATGCTGATACCTCCTAACGCTCGCCCCGGTCAGGGGCTTTCTTGTTTGGGGCCTCCGGCCCCCGGTGCTCCTGGGCTTCCCGCTGGGCGGCCTGGAGCTGTTCGGCAATCGGCTGTTTTCCTTTTTGCCTGCGGGCGCGGGCGGCCACCTGAAGCTCTACCCCACGGGCGGATGCGGCCAGTTGTTCCGGGGTGACATACTCTTTCACCGCATAACTGCCGAAGTCAGAATAAAACCACGTCAGCCGCTTCTGTTCCGGGACACGGTGAGCATCCTCCCATTTGCCCACCACCTGGGCCTGGGCATCCATCTGCCGCCGAATGTCCAGATTGCTGCGGGAGGGCCGCAACTCATAATCCCGCAATTCCTGCTCCGTCAGCGGCTGGGCATAGGTGATAGCGCCCCACGCCTGGAACGCCTCACCCGGCACCTGCTGGCGGCCAGCATAGATGTCCATGTGAATGGGCCGGTTGAAGTAGCTCTTGGGATAGGTGCCGATGTCGATGGGCCGCTGGGTGGAGTAGTATTGGTAGGCTTCCTGATCCGGGGTTTGCTCCACCTCCCGCACATGGTAGCGCCGCTGGTAGTCCTCGGCCCGGTTGTGCAAGTCGCGCTCCGCCATATCCGGCTCGTTGTGGTAGTGGCCCCAAAAGTAGTCCCGGTGTCCATCCTGCTCATTGAATTGCCATGTCACATAGGGGTTGGGGGCCTTGGGGTTTTCCCCCAGGGCAAAGCCGCATTTGTTGTCAAACAAAATCGTGCGGCGGATCACATAATCCGCATTGATCTCCACAGGCGATCTCCTTTCCAAAATGTTGACAGCATCCAGGGCAAACCGGGGCGGGCCGTAGAAACATACGGCCCACCCCGGAAGCGGCCCCGGAGAGCCTTGCAGTAAGCGGGTTTTCCGGGGCCTAATTGTCAACGCCCCAGCCCCGTTTTCTCCTCATGTGCTCCCGCTGTTGGCGGCGGTGGGCGGCCTTAGAACAGGCCGCCGAGCAGTAGGTCAGCCGCCCGTCCGGGGGAACGGGCCTGCCGCAGACGGGAC comes from the Eubacteriaceae bacterium Marseille-Q4139 genome and includes:
- the mobC gene encoding plasmid mobilization relaxosome protein MobC codes for the protein MSRKRVRDVPICVWVRPDELAAIRERMDEAGIRNMSAYVRKMALNGYVLHVDLAPVRELVSLQRRCANNLNQVAIHANTYGVYPEEIKALQKDYAELWGPLSDLLKKLAQLIVL
- a CDS encoding TIR domain-containing protein, whose protein sequence is MARRVFFSFHYDNDINRSMTVRNSWVTQGKEAAGFIDKAEFEKVKRQGDQAIRNWIDKQLEGTSVTVVLIGSDTLNRPFVQYEICQSLQRNNGIIGVHIHNIRDMLTSRTCTKGVTHTIIGRYSDGHPAYFDEVCDGIYDYTMQNGYNNLGIWIEMAALKHGR